The following proteins are co-located in the Gorilla gorilla gorilla isolate KB3781 chromosome 18, NHGRI_mGorGor1-v2.1_pri, whole genome shotgun sequence genome:
- the LOC129527583 gene encoding uncharacterized protein, translated as MSRSHRLLYRPPRCGNWSPESISNLSRDTQHTNSALPKLMLALTQAAAQIKNLPDGTWWSKHPRNGCDYSFLPAPSGRAARRRRPGRVHSPEAFLMQRVRARRSGAGAAAPSTCSPIPAPGGSPRTLAPHPAGSPLPARAATLGRPALGTSLPVLPSLSGSRRGGSAKTPLLGWQPGCWPHSWRTRLTSWRSCCRCLRWPSGRPRPEAARRRRALRRSRPSCLGADCFLLGIEPVPAGLGRLLASETSIHRP; from the exons ATGTCAAGATCACACAGACTCCTCTACAGACCACCCAG gtgTGGAAACTGGAGCCCAGAGAGCATAAGTAACCTGTCCAgagacacacaacacacaaataGTGCGCTTCCAAAGCTCATGCTCGCTCTGACCCAGGCCGCTGCTCAGATAAAAAACTTACCGGATGGGACATGGTGGAGTAAGCACCCGAGAAACGGGTGCGattattcttttcttcctgcACCTTCAGGGCGGGCTGCACGAAGGCGGCGGCCAGGCCGTGTGCATTCCCCGGAAGCTTTCTTAATGCAAAGGGTCAGAGCGCGGCGGTCTGGGGCTGGAGCCGCTGCCCCCTCCACGTGCTCCCCGATTCCCGCGCCTGGTGGTTCTCCCCGCACTCTGGCGCCGCATCCCGCTGGCTCTCCGCTCCCAGCCCGTGCTGCCACGCTTGGGCGCCCCGCACTGGGGACATCCCTCCCAGTTCTTCCCAGCCTCTCTGGGAGCCGGCGAGGGGGCTCCGCCAAGACGCCCCTGCTAGGCTGGCAGCCCGGGTGCTGGCCCCACTCCTGGCGAACCCGCCTCACCTCCTGGCGCTCCTGTTGCCGCTGCTTGCGCTGGCCCTCGGGTCGACCCCGGCCCGAAGCAGCCCGCAGGCGGCGCGCCCTGCGCCGGAGCCGGCCTTCCTGCCTCGGGGCCGATTGCTTTCTTCTGGGAATTGAGCCAGTTCCTGCTGGGTTGGGACGCCTGCTGGCATCGGAGACCTCTATTCACCGCCCGTAG